A genomic segment from Idiomarina piscisalsi encodes:
- a CDS encoding S41 family peptidase — MTFKKPLLLLSMAAVLSACGGSDSSSDTGGTGGGSGYATCSAEDQNQRFFNYMKEDYFWADQLQDSIDPEAFDDVYAVLEELRVPEDRYSYILTEEEYEQLFVNATYFGFGFSMEQISDTRVKIRFVYNDSPAATAGIERADELIAIDGVPVSELLANGEFDDALGPNEEGLSRELTWKTPGEPEQTDILSKVEVETNTVMGAQTTALDNGDTAGYFTLDSFINRTGSDLNEAFDLFANEGVDHLIIDVRYNGGGLIRYANQTSSQAAGNNVLGETFLTYRFNEQNSDKNETLQFRLVDGTQQLDLDTVYVLTTGSSCSSSEIIINSLKPYVNVVTIGENTCGKPVGQQPEPLCDKVTFAINFETVNAEGEGQYYNGLVPTCEVQDQIRADWGSRQDPLTGAAYSYIETGSCPATASASAETKKSAQQRSFVDPVFNLKDKRRTLY; from the coding sequence ATGACCTTTAAGAAACCTTTATTGCTACTGAGCATGGCAGCGGTATTATCAGCCTGTGGTGGCTCTGACAGCAGCTCTGACACCGGCGGTACGGGTGGAGGCTCCGGCTACGCCACGTGCTCGGCCGAAGACCAAAACCAGCGCTTTTTCAATTATATGAAAGAGGACTACTTTTGGGCAGACCAACTACAGGACAGTATTGACCCGGAAGCATTTGACGATGTTTACGCGGTGCTTGAAGAGTTACGCGTGCCGGAAGACCGCTACAGCTACATTTTAACCGAGGAAGAGTACGAACAATTGTTTGTGAACGCCACCTACTTTGGCTTCGGTTTTTCAATGGAGCAGATAAGCGATACTCGCGTGAAAATTCGCTTTGTTTATAACGACTCTCCGGCTGCTACGGCAGGTATAGAACGTGCTGACGAGCTCATTGCTATTGATGGTGTCCCCGTTTCTGAACTGCTTGCCAACGGCGAATTTGATGATGCCTTAGGGCCAAACGAAGAAGGTCTGAGTAGAGAACTTACTTGGAAAACACCAGGAGAGCCAGAGCAAACCGATATTCTCAGCAAAGTGGAAGTTGAAACCAACACGGTGATGGGCGCACAAACCACGGCGCTCGATAACGGAGACACCGCCGGTTACTTCACTCTCGACTCTTTCATTAACCGTACGGGCAGTGACTTAAACGAAGCTTTTGACTTGTTCGCTAACGAAGGCGTTGATCATTTAATTATCGATGTGCGCTACAACGGTGGTGGTCTCATTCGTTACGCCAACCAAACCTCCAGCCAGGCGGCAGGCAATAACGTACTGGGCGAAACCTTTTTGACTTACCGCTTTAATGAGCAAAACAGCGATAAAAACGAAACCCTTCAATTTCGCTTAGTCGACGGCACTCAGCAGCTCGACTTAGACACCGTTTATGTTTTAACGACTGGCAGCAGCTGCTCTTCTTCGGAAATTATCATTAACTCTTTAAAACCTTACGTGAATGTTGTCACTATTGGTGAGAACACCTGTGGTAAACCTGTCGGCCAACAGCCTGAACCGTTGTGCGACAAAGTGACTTTTGCTATTAACTTTGAAACGGTTAATGCGGAGGGTGAAGGCCAATATTACAACGGATTGGTCCCTACCTGCGAGGTTCAGGACCAAATTAGGGCTGATTGGGGAAGTCGGCAAGATCCGCTGACTGGCGCTGCATACAGCTATATTGAAACCGGCAGTTGCCCGGCTACAGCCAGTGCCAGCGCAGAAACGAAAAAGAGCGCTCAACAGCGCTCTTTTGTAGACCCAGTGTTCAACCTAAAAGACAAACGTCGAACACTTTATTAA
- a CDS encoding SirB2 family protein — protein sequence MYVVFKHLHVLFVFISITLFLFRFVLRLLDSPALQKKWLKVVPHINDTLLLASAIGIMVTVGMYPIEVPWLTDKVIGVIGYIVFGIFAMKGQSAVTRWVGFLGACGWIAFLLHVAMSKTALIAG from the coding sequence GTGTACGTTGTTTTTAAACACCTGCATGTTCTATTTGTTTTTATCTCTATCACTTTATTTCTATTCCGTTTCGTCTTGCGGTTGCTGGATTCTCCAGCGTTACAAAAAAAGTGGCTGAAAGTGGTACCACATATCAATGACACGCTTTTATTGGCGAGTGCCATTGGCATTATGGTGACGGTCGGTATGTATCCGATAGAAGTGCCTTGGCTGACGGATAAAGTCATCGGTGTTATTGGTTACATTGTTTTTGGTATTTTTGCCATGAAAGGTCAGTCTGCTGTGACTCGCTGGGTAGGCTTTCTCGGCGCGTGCGGCTGGATAGCTTTCTTATTGCACGTGGCTATGTCAAAAACAGCATTAATTGCTGGCTAG
- a CDS encoding TrkH family potassium uptake protein has product MSLQAGSSLKQTPLDKRQAVKLLLKAVGGLLALLSLALLAPFVMAVINAEKEQWTYLTLAIIGFVVGVALFLQPVGDAKLRARQVFLLTTLCWVSASLFATLPFIFAQPYLDFSSAWFEAMSAITTTGATVISGLDDLPSSVLLWRAMLQWLGGIGIIVMAMAILPFLQVGGMRLFQAESSDMSGKFMPRSSHMVLAIGRVYLILTVAVVALYLLGGMTSFDALVHGMTTIGTAGFSNYDASFGHFSDTPFLVITGTLFMVAGALPFVLYIRVLKGDYEPLWKDTQVRAFVTFLMIAIVLITLVQVLKGREVGDALMHTAFNVVSVVTTTGYATEDYGNWGSWSLMVFFYLMFIGGCTGSTAGGMKIFRFQLSQLLLKKQFSQLIHPNLVRVETYQERRVNDSLLGSMVAFCFMYFLLIAVIALGLSLFELDFLTAISGAASAVGNVGPGLGEIIGPAGNFSSLDGGAKLLLIFAMLAGRLEIMTVLILFHRHYWKH; this is encoded by the coding sequence ATGTCGCTTCAGGCCGGCAGCTCACTTAAGCAAACACCGCTTGATAAACGCCAGGCGGTGAAGCTCTTATTAAAAGCGGTCGGTGGTTTGCTGGCGCTGCTTTCTCTGGCGTTATTAGCACCATTTGTTATGGCCGTTATTAACGCGGAAAAGGAGCAGTGGACGTATTTAACATTGGCTATTATTGGTTTTGTCGTTGGTGTTGCACTTTTTCTACAGCCTGTGGGTGACGCCAAACTGAGAGCACGCCAGGTCTTTTTGTTAACCACCTTATGTTGGGTATCAGCCAGTCTTTTTGCGACGTTACCGTTTATTTTCGCTCAGCCTTATCTCGATTTTTCCAGTGCGTGGTTTGAGGCTATGTCGGCTATTACCACCACTGGAGCCACTGTTATTTCCGGGCTTGATGATCTGCCATCCAGTGTTTTGCTATGGCGGGCGATGCTGCAGTGGTTAGGCGGTATCGGGATCATCGTTATGGCCATGGCGATATTACCGTTTTTGCAGGTTGGCGGTATGCGACTGTTCCAGGCTGAATCGTCCGATATGTCGGGTAAATTTATGCCTCGCTCCAGTCACATGGTTTTAGCCATTGGTCGAGTCTACCTGATACTAACGGTTGCTGTTGTTGCGTTGTATCTTTTGGGTGGCATGACAAGCTTTGATGCCTTGGTTCATGGTATGACAACCATAGGGACCGCCGGTTTCTCAAATTATGACGCTTCTTTCGGTCACTTTTCCGATACACCGTTTTTGGTTATAACCGGTACACTGTTCATGGTGGCGGGGGCATTACCTTTTGTACTCTACATTCGAGTACTAAAAGGGGATTATGAACCACTTTGGAAGGACACCCAGGTACGCGCGTTTGTCACCTTTTTAATGATCGCCATTGTGCTTATTACTTTGGTGCAAGTGCTGAAAGGGCGCGAGGTCGGTGACGCTCTCATGCATACCGCATTTAATGTTGTATCTGTGGTGACCACAACAGGGTATGCGACGGAAGATTACGGCAACTGGGGTAGCTGGTCCCTGATGGTTTTCTTCTATCTCATGTTTATTGGTGGCTGTACCGGGTCAACCGCCGGTGGTATGAAAATATTCCGTTTCCAGCTTTCACAGTTACTGCTTAAAAAACAGTTTAGCCAACTCATTCACCCAAATTTAGTGCGGGTTGAAACGTACCAGGAACGACGAGTTAACGATTCACTGCTGGGTTCAATGGTTGCCTTTTGCTTCATGTATTTTTTACTGATAGCGGTTATTGCACTTGGTTTGTCATTGTTTGAGCTCGATTTTCTAACCGCTATTTCCGGAGCGGCATCCGCTGTGGGCAACGTTGGCCCTGGTCTTGGTGAAATTATTGGACCCGCAGGTAACTTTTCCAGCCTGGACGGTGGAGCCAAATTGCTGCTGATATTTGCCATGCTAGCAGGGCGTTTGGAGATTATGACGGTACTGATCTTATTTCATAGACATTACTGGAAGCACTAA
- a CDS encoding DUF819 family protein: MLAPETAVTETSALITNDGVIIGLLMAILGFVFYTNNSDHPAFKKFYRFVPALLLCYFLPSLLNTFGIVDGNATAVTDITMDYLLPACMVLLTLSLDLKAILGLGSKALILFLTGTFGIVIGGPIALLLVSFIFPEMLGGAGPDAVWRGMTTIAGSWIGGGANQAAMKEVYEVGGDIFSAMVTVDIIVANLWMAVLLYMAANAKQIDARTGADTSAIDAIRHKVEKYEAEHVRNPSLRDLMLILAVGFGVAGVAHLLADWIAPAIGTNYPALSKFSLDSLFFWVIVLATAGGIALSFTRARSLEAAGASKIGSVFVYVLVASIGLHMDVTKIVEAPKYFLIGAIWMIIHASLMLLVAKILRAPVFYMAVGSQANVGGAASAPVVASAFHPSLAPVGVLLAVMGYALGTYMAYFSGQVLRVVGS; this comes from the coding sequence ATGTTAGCACCGGAAACCGCCGTAACAGAAACGAGTGCGCTAATTACTAACGATGGCGTTATCATTGGCTTATTAATGGCCATTTTGGGTTTTGTTTTCTATACCAATAATAGTGACCATCCGGCGTTTAAGAAATTTTATCGCTTCGTACCCGCGTTATTGCTTTGCTATTTCCTGCCGTCGTTGTTGAACACTTTCGGTATTGTCGATGGCAATGCGACAGCCGTAACAGATATCACCATGGATTATCTGCTACCGGCCTGTATGGTGTTACTGACGTTGAGCTTGGATTTAAAAGCGATTTTGGGTCTGGGATCCAAAGCATTGATACTGTTTTTAACTGGTACCTTCGGTATTGTTATCGGTGGTCCCATTGCACTATTGCTGGTTTCTTTCATCTTTCCTGAAATGCTCGGCGGAGCAGGTCCTGATGCGGTTTGGCGTGGTATGACGACCATCGCCGGTAGCTGGATCGGTGGTGGAGCTAACCAGGCGGCTATGAAAGAAGTGTATGAAGTCGGTGGTGATATTTTCTCAGCGATGGTAACGGTCGATATTATTGTCGCTAACTTATGGATGGCTGTGTTGCTTTATATGGCAGCGAACGCTAAGCAAATTGATGCACGCACTGGCGCAGATACATCAGCTATTGACGCCATCCGTCATAAAGTTGAAAAGTACGAAGCCGAGCACGTTCGTAATCCAAGCTTGAGAGACTTAATGCTTATTTTAGCCGTTGGCTTCGGTGTGGCAGGCGTAGCTCATTTACTGGCTGACTGGATAGCACCGGCCATTGGCACGAACTACCCGGCTCTGAGTAAGTTCAGCTTAGACAGTTTGTTCTTCTGGGTTATTGTTCTTGCGACTGCGGGCGGTATTGCGTTGTCTTTTACCCGCGCTCGCTCGCTGGAAGCGGCTGGCGCTTCTAAAATTGGCTCTGTTTTTGTCTATGTTTTGGTGGCAAGCATCGGCTTGCACATGGACGTGACAAAAATTGTTGAAGCACCAAAATACTTCCTAATTGGCGCTATCTGGATGATTATTCATGCGTCGTTAATGCTGCTTGTTGCTAAAATTTTACGTGCCCCTGTTTTTTACATGGCGGTGGGCAGTCAGGCCAACGTCGGCGGAGCCGCTTCAGCTCCGGTAGTCGCATCGGCGTTTCACCCGTCACTGGCACCAGTGGGTGTTCTGTTGGCTGTTATGGGTTATGCGCTGGGGACTTATATGGCGTACTTCTCAGGCCAGGTGTTGCGTGTGGTTGGCAGTTGA
- the kdsA gene encoding 3-deoxy-8-phosphooctulonate synthase, protein MISKLHLNDIEIANDRPFVLFGGMNVLESRDLALRIAEHYVEVTDKLGIPYVFKASFDKANRSSVHSFRGPGLEEGLRIFEDVKQQFNVPLITDVHEPHQAKPVSEVVDILQLPAFLARQTDLVVAMAETGAMINVKKPQFLAPHEMKHIISKFAEAGNQNIMLCERGSCFGYNNLVVDMLGMDEMKTMAPVIFDATHALQRPGGRTDSADGRRAQAAQLARSGMALGIAGLFIEAHPNPDEAKCDGPCALPLRALEGYLEQMKAVDDLVKSFSALDTSN, encoded by the coding sequence ATGATTTCGAAGTTACATTTAAACGATATTGAAATAGCCAACGACCGTCCGTTTGTTCTTTTTGGCGGGATGAACGTACTGGAGTCGCGTGATTTAGCGCTTCGTATTGCCGAGCATTACGTTGAAGTGACGGATAAGTTAGGCATTCCTTATGTTTTTAAAGCGTCTTTCGACAAAGCCAATCGCTCATCGGTGCACTCATTTCGTGGACCGGGTCTCGAAGAGGGACTGCGAATTTTTGAAGACGTGAAACAGCAGTTCAATGTCCCGCTAATTACCGACGTACACGAGCCCCATCAGGCTAAGCCGGTATCGGAAGTTGTCGATATTCTCCAGCTTCCGGCGTTTTTAGCTCGCCAAACTGACTTGGTCGTTGCTATGGCTGAAACCGGTGCCATGATTAATGTCAAGAAGCCTCAGTTTTTAGCACCGCATGAAATGAAGCACATTATTAGCAAGTTCGCGGAAGCCGGTAACCAGAACATAATGTTGTGCGAGCGCGGTTCTTGCTTTGGTTATAACAACTTAGTGGTTGATATGCTGGGCATGGATGAAATGAAGACCATGGCGCCGGTCATCTTCGATGCAACCCATGCGTTACAGCGTCCGGGGGGCCGCACTGACTCTGCCGATGGTCGCCGTGCACAAGCCGCACAACTTGCTCGCTCTGGTATGGCGTTGGGTATTGCCGGTTTGTTTATTGAGGCACACCCTAACCCAGATGAAGCCAAGTGTGACGGGCCGTGCGCGTTGCCGTTACGCGCATTAGAAGGCTATCTAGAGCAGATGAAAGCCGTGGATGACTTAGTGAAGTCATTCAGCGCATTGGACACGTCTAATTAA
- a CDS encoding acyl-CoA dehydrogenase: protein MEILILLLVLVVLVFAVGDIRRSLITKPVFGIFKRILPPMSDTEREAMEAGDVWWDGELFKGRPDWQKLLDMPQPKLTQDEQDFIDNQLNTLLDMIDDFKIVQQDRDLPKQVWDFLRKERFFAMIIGKEHGGLDFSPAANSYIVSRIASRSISAAVSVMVPNSLGPGELLTHYGTKEQKEYWLPRLADGTDIPCFALTGPEAGSDAGSIPDEGIVCKGEHEGEEVVGIRLNWSKRYITLAPSATVLGLAFKLYDPEGLMGDKKDIGITCALIPTSHKGVEIGDRHFPLNQAFLNGTTYGKDVFIPLKWIIGGEEYAGKGWRMLVECLSAGRGISLPALATASGHVTQRMTGAYAYVRQQFGLPIGMFEGVQSSMGKIGGTNYILESMRRLTISSLCQGMSPSVVTAMTKYHMTEMGREVIEHAMDIHAGKGIQLGPHNYLGHNYMATPVSITVEGANILTRNLMIFGQGATRCHPYVLKEMQAAANPNEDEGMREFDGLLMKHIGFAASNVFGSLWLGLTGARFGESPVSGETAQYYRKLGRMSRGLALASDISMLMMGGDLKRKEMISARLGDVLSHLYMGSAVLKRFEDEGRQVADLPYVHYALQHHLHSIAEAFYGFFDNFPNRAVAWMMRLVIFPLGNHFKKPKDDTLQEISLSMMEPGVTRDRHTFLCYWKDDKNDPTGHMEKAFLSMLEMKSVYKTLRKAQKRGELSANLNGQELADAALEKGLVDKETADKLAETEELRLLAIGVDSFAPGILENNQFYTAKGDLRKAAVRD, encoded by the coding sequence ATGGAAATTCTCATTTTGTTGTTGGTTTTAGTGGTACTGGTATTTGCAGTCGGAGATATCCGTCGCAGCCTTATCACGAAACCTGTTTTTGGTATTTTTAAGCGCATTCTGCCGCCTATGTCTGACACTGAGCGTGAAGCCATGGAAGCAGGGGACGTATGGTGGGACGGTGAATTGTTCAAAGGTCGCCCTGACTGGCAAAAACTGCTGGACATGCCGCAACCGAAACTGACTCAGGATGAGCAAGACTTCATTGATAACCAGCTGAACACCTTGCTGGATATGATCGATGACTTCAAAATTGTTCAACAGGACAGAGACCTGCCGAAACAAGTGTGGGACTTTCTGAGAAAGGAACGTTTCTTTGCCATGATTATTGGTAAAGAACACGGCGGTCTCGACTTCTCTCCGGCGGCAAACTCTTACATTGTGTCGCGTATTGCCAGCCGTTCAATTAGCGCCGCAGTATCGGTTATGGTGCCTAACTCATTAGGCCCAGGTGAATTGCTGACGCACTATGGGACGAAAGAGCAAAAAGAATATTGGTTGCCGCGTTTAGCGGATGGTACCGATATTCCATGTTTTGCCTTAACGGGTCCTGAAGCTGGGTCTGATGCGGGATCTATTCCTGATGAAGGTATCGTCTGTAAAGGCGAGCACGAGGGCGAAGAAGTTGTTGGTATTCGTCTGAACTGGTCAAAGCGTTACATTACTCTGGCGCCGTCTGCGACCGTGCTTGGTTTGGCGTTTAAACTGTACGACCCGGAAGGTTTAATGGGCGACAAAAAAGACATAGGCATTACTTGTGCACTTATTCCGACCAGCCACAAAGGCGTCGAAATTGGTGACCGTCACTTCCCGTTAAATCAGGCGTTTTTAAACGGTACAACGTACGGCAAAGACGTATTTATTCCGCTGAAATGGATTATCGGCGGCGAAGAGTATGCCGGTAAGGGGTGGCGTATGCTGGTCGAATGCTTGTCAGCCGGTCGCGGTATTTCACTGCCCGCGTTGGCGACAGCATCGGGCCACGTGACTCAGCGCATGACGGGTGCGTATGCTTACGTGCGTCAGCAATTCGGGCTGCCTATTGGTATGTTTGAGGGCGTGCAGTCATCAATGGGTAAAATTGGTGGCACGAACTATATTCTTGAATCCATGCGCCGCTTAACAATTTCATCACTGTGCCAGGGCATGAGCCCGTCAGTTGTGACGGCAATGACCAAGTACCACATGACGGAAATGGGGCGTGAAGTGATTGAACACGCAATGGACATTCATGCTGGTAAGGGCATTCAATTGGGGCCGCATAATTACCTGGGTCACAATTATATGGCAACCCCCGTTTCCATTACGGTAGAAGGTGCCAACATCTTAACCCGTAACCTGATGATTTTCGGTCAGGGGGCGACGCGTTGTCATCCGTATGTACTGAAAGAAATGCAAGCGGCCGCAAACCCGAATGAAGACGAGGGTATGCGCGAGTTTGACGGCTTGCTGATGAAACACATTGGCTTTGCTGCCAGCAACGTATTTGGCAGCTTATGGTTGGGTCTGACAGGCGCACGCTTTGGCGAGTCTCCGGTTAGCGGTGAAACCGCGCAGTATTATCGTAAATTGGGGCGCATGAGCCGTGGTTTGGCGCTAGCGTCAGACATCTCCATGCTGATGATGGGCGGTGATTTGAAGCGTAAAGAAATGATTTCAGCGCGCCTCGGCGATGTATTAAGTCATTTATACATGGGCTCTGCGGTGCTGAAGCGTTTTGAAGACGAAGGACGTCAGGTTGCTGACTTGCCGTATGTGCACTATGCATTACAGCACCACCTGCACAGTATTGCTGAAGCGTTCTATGGTTTCTTCGACAACTTCCCGAACCGTGCCGTCGCCTGGATGATGCGTTTAGTGATATTCCCTCTGGGTAATCACTTTAAGAAGCCAAAAGACGACACCCTGCAGGAAATTAGCCTAAGCATGATGGAGCCAGGCGTCACGCGTGACCGCCATACGTTCCTGTGTTACTGGAAAGACGACAAGAACGACCCGACCGGCCACATGGAAAAAGCGTTTTTATCAATGCTGGAAATGAAGTCGGTTTATAAAACCCTTCGAAAAGCACAGAAACGCGGTGAACTGTCGGCCAACCTAAACGGTCAGGAACTTGCCGATGCGGCTTTAGAAAAAGGCTTAGTGGATAAAGAAACGGCCGATAAACTCGCAGAAACCGAAGAGCTGCGCCTGCTTGCTATTGGTGTCGACAGTTTCGCGCCGGGTATTCTGGAAAATAACCAGTTTTATACGGCGAAAGGCGACTTAAGAAAAGCGGCGGTCAGAGACTGA
- a CDS encoding TetR/AcrR family transcriptional regulator, producing MAARITTQQKILNAAEALFARDGFEQTSLRQITHEAGVNLASVNYHFGSKKALIQAVIARYLSVFMPALEEQLNEAEAQKDLKTQALFERFKLPLAKLTQINKRGPDTFLRLLGFAYSEIQGHLRKYTQQEYGNVLQHLLQLLKRTNPHLDEQQMFWRLHFVLGSVVFAQVSGQALIEIAQAEFNQQIGAQDVIDQLIPFVSGGLENS from the coding sequence ATGGCAGCACGCATTACGACTCAACAAAAAATACTCAACGCCGCTGAAGCGCTGTTTGCGCGAGACGGTTTTGAACAGACCTCTTTACGGCAGATAACCCACGAAGCGGGCGTGAATCTGGCGTCTGTTAATTATCACTTTGGCTCAAAAAAAGCGCTGATACAGGCGGTTATTGCCCGCTATTTAAGTGTTTTTATGCCGGCTCTAGAAGAACAGCTAAACGAAGCTGAAGCCCAAAAAGACCTTAAAACGCAAGCATTATTTGAGCGCTTCAAATTGCCACTGGCTAAACTGACCCAAATCAACAAGCGCGGCCCCGATACGTTTTTAAGGCTATTAGGTTTTGCTTATTCTGAAATACAAGGGCATTTGCGTAAATACACTCAGCAAGAATACGGCAATGTATTACAACATTTGCTGCAGCTTTTAAAGCGCACAAACCCGCATTTAGATGAACAGCAAATGTTCTGGCGTCTGCATTTTGTATTGGGCTCGGTTGTTTTCGCTCAGGTGTCCGGTCAGGCACTTATCGAAATAGCCCAAGCCGAGTTTAATCAGCAAATTGGCGCGCAGGATGTCATTGATCAACTTATTCCGTTTGTTTCGGGCGGACTCGAAAATTCGTAA
- the nagZ gene encoding beta-N-acetylhexosaminidase encodes MAQVMIDIEGTELTPEDKKLLAQPSVNGLILFTRNFASLEQLARLTQEARMAAAKPLLIAVDHEGGRVQRFREGFSAIPAMGSLRGIENADERHRAARDLGWLMAAEVQAVGIDISFAPVLDVDDCSEVIADRAFSDVPSEISELASAFIEGMHEAGMASTGKHFPGHGSVQADSHIAIPEDDRTLEQIRAHDLKPFLSLSQKLDGIMPAHVIYPKIDPQPAGFSEFWLQQILRNELQFNGTIFSDDLSMQGATVAGDMQQRVFAALNAGCDMILVCNDRAGALQVLDAELPATEPESAQRVQRMLMSEPAVGLEALKRTERWQQAQRWLSVVN; translated from the coding sequence ATGGCACAAGTCATGATAGACATTGAGGGTACAGAGCTAACGCCAGAAGACAAAAAGCTATTGGCGCAGCCCTCGGTTAATGGGTTGATACTGTTTACACGTAACTTCGCATCGCTTGAGCAGTTGGCTCGATTAACCCAGGAAGCACGTATGGCGGCCGCTAAGCCATTACTTATTGCGGTTGACCACGAAGGCGGGCGTGTACAGCGATTTCGCGAGGGCTTTAGTGCGATTCCGGCAATGGGATCGTTACGCGGCATCGAGAATGCGGACGAACGCCACCGCGCTGCGCGAGACTTAGGATGGTTAATGGCAGCAGAAGTACAGGCGGTTGGCATCGATATTAGCTTTGCGCCAGTATTAGACGTTGATGATTGCAGCGAAGTGATTGCTGATCGCGCATTCTCTGATGTCCCCTCAGAGATTTCCGAGCTGGCATCGGCGTTTATAGAGGGCATGCATGAAGCCGGTATGGCTTCTACGGGCAAGCATTTCCCGGGTCATGGCTCGGTGCAGGCTGACTCACACATTGCCATTCCAGAAGACGACCGCACACTAGAGCAAATTCGTGCTCACGACTTAAAGCCATTTCTGTCATTAAGCCAAAAGCTCGATGGCATCATGCCGGCACACGTTATTTATCCGAAAATTGACCCACAGCCCGCTGGCTTTAGTGAGTTTTGGCTACAACAAATACTGCGCAACGAACTGCAATTTAACGGCACCATTTTCAGTGATGACTTGTCGATGCAAGGCGCCACGGTTGCGGGTGACATGCAACAACGCGTATTCGCCGCACTGAACGCAGGCTGCGATATGATACTGGTGTGTAATGACAGAGCAGGAGCCTTACAGGTTCTCGACGCAGAGCTTCCGGCAACAGAGCCTGAGAGTGCTCAGCGGGTGCAGCGTATGCTAATGAGCGAACCAGCGGTAGGCTTGGAAGCGTTAAAACGCACCGAGCGCTGGCAGCAAGCACAGCGCTGGCTTTCGGTGGTTAATTAA
- the queC gene encoding 7-cyano-7-deazaguanine synthase QueC codes for MSQKVVVIYSGGMDSFTVLHKALQEGNEVLALSFNYGQRHVKELQVAANVCKQHGIPHKVVDITAINQLLAGSSLTDDIEIPEGHYEEESMKSTVVPNRNMILLSLAIGYAVSENASAVYYGAHSGDHAIYPDCRPEFVRQMDVVSKMANYEPVAVHAPYLDVDKNAILADGLKMGLDYSQTWTCYNGRDKACGKCGACVERLEAFAANGVEDPIPYEA; via the coding sequence ATGTCGCAAAAGGTCGTTGTTATTTATTCAGGTGGAATGGACTCGTTTACGGTGCTGCACAAAGCATTGCAGGAAGGCAATGAGGTGCTGGCACTGTCGTTTAACTACGGTCAGCGCCATGTGAAAGAACTACAAGTTGCCGCTAACGTCTGCAAACAGCATGGAATTCCGCATAAAGTGGTCGACATTACTGCCATTAACCAACTTTTGGCGGGTAGTTCATTAACCGACGACATTGAAATTCCCGAGGGACACTACGAGGAAGAGTCGATGAAGTCGACGGTGGTGCCCAACCGCAATATGATTTTGTTGTCGTTAGCCATTGGTTATGCGGTGTCTGAAAACGCTTCGGCGGTTTACTATGGTGCGCACTCAGGCGATCACGCCATTTATCCGGACTGTCGCCCTGAGTTTGTGCGCCAAATGGATGTGGTCAGTAAAATGGCCAATTACGAACCGGTAGCGGTTCATGCGCCCTATTTAGACGTCGATAAAAACGCCATTTTAGCTGACGGCCTGAAAATGGGCTTAGACTACAGCCAAACCTGGACGTGCTATAACGGCCGGGACAAGGCCTGTGGTAAGTGCGGTGCCTGTGTGGAGCGGTTAGAGGCCTTCGCTGCTAACGGCGTTGAAGACCCCATTCCTTACGAAGCTTAA